In one Ornithinimicrobium pratense genomic region, the following are encoded:
- a CDS encoding YraN family protein — protein sequence MGGPGMPWARARAVGDRGEDLACAHLEGLGWQVVARNWRCPQGELDVVADEEGLLVFCEVKTRRSTRFGTPLEAVDEQKARRLRRLAWTWLAEHGRSGETFRIDVVGVLCLAGAPAQIQHLQGVA from the coding sequence ATGGGTGGACCGGGAATGCCGTGGGCACGAGCCAGGGCGGTGGGTGACCGCGGGGAGGACCTGGCGTGCGCGCACTTGGAGGGGCTGGGCTGGCAGGTGGTGGCACGCAACTGGCGCTGTCCCCAGGGTGAGCTTGACGTGGTCGCCGACGAGGAGGGGCTGCTGGTCTTCTGCGAGGTCAAGACCCGCAGGTCGACCCGGTTCGGCACTCCGCTCGAGGCTGTGGACGAGCAGAAGGCGCGCCGTCTGCGGCGGCTGGCCTGGACCTGGCTCGCCGAGCACGGGCGCAGCGGTGAGACCTTTCGCATCGACGTCGTCGGGGTGCTCTGCCTCGCCGGCGCGCCTGCGCAGATCCAGCATCTGCAGGGGGTGGCGTGA
- a CDS encoding DUF2469 domain-containing protein — MSAEDLERYETDMELALYREYRDVVGLFSHVVETERRFYLANEVEVQVRTGGGETWFEVTMADAWVWDVYRPARFIKKARVITFKDVNVEELAKSDLQVPDGDSPFGK; from the coding sequence ATGAGCGCGGAGGATCTGGAACGCTACGAGACCGACATGGAGCTGGCGCTCTACCGGGAGTACCGCGACGTCGTCGGTCTGTTCAGCCACGTCGTCGAGACCGAGCGTCGGTTCTACCTGGCCAACGAGGTCGAGGTGCAGGTGCGGACCGGTGGCGGCGAGACCTGGTTCGAGGTGACGATGGCCGATGCCTGGGTATGGGATGTCTACCGTCCTGCGCGGTTCATCAAGAAGGCCCGGGTCATCACCTTCAAGGACGTCAACGTCGAGGAGCTGGCCAAGAGCGACCTGCAGGTCCCGGACGGCGATAGTCCCTTCGGCAAGTGA